A genomic window from Emys orbicularis isolate rEmyOrb1 chromosome 24, rEmyOrb1.hap1, whole genome shotgun sequence includes:
- the PRODH2 gene encoding hydroxyproline dehydrogenase, translating into MLGCGGRWLQRAGGAASAPHGAQLSFDGAVLRLKSGWELVRGLLVLRLCGLPGLVRRAPTLLSVSQRLLGHRLWGSLLRASFYGQFVAGQTPPEVGVTVQRLRALGLRPLLAVPIEEDVGQDKEGEGWYEGNRGAVLGCVGLSAQGGPQPMMQLKVTALMSARLCRTVSLRLGEPGGLSELSMDRVMAVMGGEEANFSGLSPAENRHLQASLLRLEGVTQRAVEAGVRVLVDAEYTYVNPALTLVTLALMGRWNRAQPWVWNTYQCYLQDCLVRLGADAALAERRGFCFGVKLVRGAYLEQERRLAREGGYPDPLHPTWEATNHSYQHCLDLLLELVARDGQQCQLIVASHNETSVSHAIRRMEELGIAKDGGAVCFGQLLGMCDHVSLALGQAGYAIYKSIPYGAVEDVLPYLVRRAQENQSVLQGIRKERDLLRRELWRRLLRRP; encoded by the exons ATGCTGGGGTGCGGGGGGCGCTGGCTGCagcgggcggggggggcggcttCAGCCCCCCATGGGGCCCAGCTCAGCTTTGACGGCGCCGTTCTGCGGCTCAAgagcggctgggagctggtgcgGGGGCTGCTGGTGCTCAGGCTGTGCGGCCTGCCGGGGCTGGTGCGCCGGGCCCCCACg ctgctctccGTGTCCCAGCGGCTGCTGGGGCACCGGCTCTGGGGGTCCCTGCTGCGCGCCTCCTTCTACGGGCAGTTCGTGGCGGGGCAGACGCCCCCCGAGGTGGGGGTCACAGTGCAGCGCCTCCGTGCCCTGGGGCTGCGCCCCCTCCTGGCCGTGCCCATCGAGGAGGACGTGGGGCAGGACAAGGAAGG ggaGGGCTGGTACGAGGGGAACCGGGGGGCCGTGCTAGGCTGCGTGGGGCTCTCGGCCCAGGGGGGACCCCAGCCCATGATGCAGCTGAAGGTGACGGCCCTGATGAGCGCCCGGCTCTGT AGGACGGTGTCGCTGCGGCTGGGGGAGCCGGGCGGGCTGTCGGAGCTGAGCATGGACAGAGTCATGGCAGTGATGGGTGGAGAG GAGGCGAACTTCTCCGGCCTGAGCCCAGCTGAGAACCGGCACCTACAGGCCTCCCTGCTGCGGCTGGAAGGGGTCACCCAG CGGGCGGTGGAGGCGGGGGTGCGGGTGCTGGTGGACGCCGAGTACACCTACGTGAACCCCGCGCTGACGCTTGTCACCCTGGCGCTGATGGGGCGTTGGAATCGCGCCCAGCCCTGGGTGTGGAACACCTACCAGTGCTACCTGCAG GACTGCCTGGTGCGGCTTGGCGCGGACGCGGCGCTGGCCGAGCGCCGGGGCTTCTGTTTCGGGGTGAAGCTGGTGCGTGGGGCCTACTTGGAGCAGGAGCGGCGGCTGGCGCGGGAGGGGGGATACCCtgaccccctgcaccccacctggGAGGCCACCAACCACAG CTACCAGCACtgcctggacctgctgctggagtTGGTGGCACGGGATGGGCAGCAGTGCCAGCTGATTGTGGCCAGCCACAACGAGACCTCTGTGAGCCACGCCATCCGCAG GATGGAGGAGCTGGGCATTGCCAAGGATGGAGGGGCCGTCTGCTTCGGGCAGCTGCTGGGCATGTGTGACCACGTCTCCCTGGCCTTGG GCCAGGCTGGATACGCCATCTACAAGTCCATCCCGTACGGGGCGGTGGAGGACGTGCTGCCGTACCTGGTGCGCCGGGCCCAGGAGAACCAGAGCGTGCTGCAGGGCATCCGCAAAGAGCGGGACCTCCTCCGCCGCGAGCTCTGGAGGCGCCTGCTGCGCCGCCCCtga